Proteins from a genomic interval of Nematostella vectensis chromosome 5, jaNemVect1.1, whole genome shotgun sequence:
- the LOC5514180 gene encoding transient receptor potential cation channel subfamily A member 1-like isoform X1, whose protein sequence is MENRRNVKRTDMFFGYFHTREGVPSQGPYPRQIRVGMSKSWETAEELVNFEVMCNPGSMDSTQERCEIEQDQERKFFEKVREKTESKEMDPQDAMDEARVELILDLNDGDAMKSVCYLLTTWPYEIQIPRFVRILLRNHRQPLGTLRDQESNTALHMAASRNLVTVAEFLLEENPEMLMTTNSDMDLPVETALRRCHDDVAAFLVKHMSNRSVLQLFRANKTENARHSFVFLVKQFKMKKTILAVLDAMVVPQWPYPVSLHYHNTLSSEWQTMVDQPTHLDVCFDLIDADKYGRAPDDPSYQFCPKSSFYYITRECQKLNKALIFHPVVKLITERKWTKYGGFWFRFRFLNYLVYLAILSLGMMTMVAYPDMSITPHSTSSWISGTCFLWCFLMVCWFLLDEFAEMKREPRQYFKDWTNYWDVSRNVLMGFTMVVRFQFHEWFWLIASIATFVNTMGIFKYSLVFSLTSSYARALGRVIYKDIPRFTVVFFIVVFSFFLSITIALRGVQPQVFINDLIIGSGFGAENNGLNCTDTGAVCIVTSLVRIWSQGRPILEDNVGFIGYFPTLLVYILSMCVNVVLLNVLIAQLSHTYELVQEESHLSSTAELMHAITTVEFQSRFKVWNLRVKYYTPKETRNIDDIKDHLKAYANALWEEDLTEDRLEQLERKIAHLGRLVSARRQRSPTASTTVM, encoded by the exons ATGGAAAATAGGAGGAATGTCAAGCGAACGGATATGTTCTTTGGGTATTTTCATACACGAGAAGGAGTTCCTAGCCAAG GTCCTTATCCGAGACAGATTCGTGTGGGAATGAGTAAAAGCTGGGAGACCGCCGAGGAGTTGGTGAATTTTGAAGTTATGTGTAACCCGGGAAGTATGGATAGCACCCAAGAACGCTGTGAAATTGAACAAGAtcaagagagaaaattctttgAAAAG GTCCGGGAAAAGACAGAGAGCAAGGAAATGGATCCCCAGGACGCGATGGACGAGGCACGGGTGGAGCTCATCCTTGATCTAAATGACGGAGATGCCATGAAGTCCGTTTGCTATCTGCTGACAACATGGCCGTACGAAATACAG ATTCCTCGTTTTGTGCGAATTCTACTGCGTAACCACAGGCAGCCCCTCGGCACTCTCCGTGACCAAGAGTCCAACACAGCACTTCACATGGCGGCCTCAAGGAACCTTGTGACCGTCGCTGAGTTTCTATTGGAGGAAAATCCTGAAATGCTAATGACGACTAACTCGGACATGGATCTACCAGTGGAAACCGCGCTTAGGCGTTGTCATGACGACGTGGCTGCTTTCCTTGTTAAACATATGTCAAACCGAAG TGTTCTACAGCTTTTTAGGGCAAATAAGACGGAAAATGCAAGACACAGCTTTGTCTTTTTGGTAAAACAATTCAAAATGAAG AAGACGATCCTTGCAGTTTTAGACGCGATGGTGGTACCACAGTGGCCTTATCCCGTTAGCCTCCACTACCACAACACTCTTAGCAGCGAGTGGCAGACGATGGTCGACCAGCCGACACATCTAGACGTCTGCTTTGATCTGATTGACGCGGACAAGTATGGACGAGCTCCAGACGACCCTTCCTACCAGTTTTGCCCAAAGTCTTCTTTCTATTACATCACCAGGGAATGCCAGAAGCTAAACAAG GCTCTTATTTTCCATCCCGTCGTAAAGCTCATAACGGAAAGAAAATGGACTAAATATGGAGGCTTCTGGTTTAG GTTCCGGTTCTTGAATTACCTCGTGTACCTGGCGATTCTGAGTCTTggcatgatgacgatggtcgCCTACCCGGACATGTCAATCACCCCTCACAGCACCTCCTCCTGGATCAGCGGCACTTGCTTTCTATGGTGCTTTCTCATGGTCTGTTGGTTCCTTCTTGACGAGTTTGCAGAAATGAAACG CGAGCCTAGACAGTATTTTAAGGATTGGACGAACTACTGGGATGTCTCACGGAACGTCTTGATGGGATTTACGATGGTTGTCAGGTTTCAATTCCATGAATGGTTCTGGCTTATCGCCTCTATTGCTACCTTCGTGAATACCATGGGAATTTTCAAGTATTCTTTGGTGTTCAG CTTGACCTCGTCCTATGCACGTGCACTTGGCCGAGTCATCTACAAGGACATCCCTCGCTTCACAGTCGTGTTTTTCATCGTGGTgttctctttctttctctcaATTACGATCGCACTGCGTGGGGTACAGCCGCAAGTTTTCATCAATGATCTCATTATTGGCAG tgGTTTTGGAGCTGAGAATAACGGGTTGAACTGTACCGATACGGGTGCTGTGTGCATCGTGACGTCACTAGTTCGTATATGGTCCCAAGGACGCCCCATCTTAGAAGACAACGTGGGCTTCATTGG ATATTTTCCCACTTTACTGGTCTACATTCTCAGCATGTGTGTGAATGTGGTTCTACTCAACGTCCTGATAGCACAGCTCAGCCATACGTACGAGCTCGTACAAGAGGAGTCCCATCTCTCATCAACTGCCGAACTCATGCATGCTATTACCACGGTAGAGTTCCAAAGCAGATTCAAAGTCTGG AATTTAAGGGTCAAGTACTACACTCCAAAGGAAACAAGAAACATCGATGACATAAAAG ATCACCTAAAGGCATACGCTAACGCACTGTGGGAGGAAGATCTCACAGAGGA
- the LOC5514180 gene encoding transient receptor potential cation channel subfamily A member 1-like isoform X2: MSKSWETAEELVNFEVMCNPGSMDSTQERCEIEQDQERKFFEKVREKTESKEMDPQDAMDEARVELILDLNDGDAMKSVCYLLTTWPYEIQIPRFVRILLRNHRQPLGTLRDQESNTALHMAASRNLVTVAEFLLEENPEMLMTTNSDMDLPVETALRRCHDDVAAFLVKHMSNRSVLQLFRANKTENARHSFVFLVKQFKMKKTILAVLDAMVVPQWPYPVSLHYHNTLSSEWQTMVDQPTHLDVCFDLIDADKYGRAPDDPSYQFCPKSSFYYITRECQKLNKALIFHPVVKLITERKWTKYGGFWFRFRFLNYLVYLAILSLGMMTMVAYPDMSITPHSTSSWISGTCFLWCFLMVCWFLLDEFAEMKREPRQYFKDWTNYWDVSRNVLMGFTMVVRFQFHEWFWLIASIATFVNTMGIFKYSLVFSLTSSYARALGRVIYKDIPRFTVVFFIVVFSFFLSITIALRGVQPQVFINDLIIGSGFGAENNGLNCTDTGAVCIVTSLVRIWSQGRPILEDNVGFIGYFPTLLVYILSMCVNVVLLNVLIAQLSHTYELVQEESHLSSTAELMHAITTVEFQSRFKVWNLRVKYYTPKETRNIDDIKDHLKAYANALWEEDLTEDRLEQLERKIAHLGRLVSARRQRSPTASTTVM; encoded by the exons ATGAGTAAAAGCTGGGAGACCGCCGAGGAGTTGGTGAATTTTGAAGTTATGTGTAACCCGGGAAGTATGGATAGCACCCAAGAACGCTGTGAAATTGAACAAGAtcaagagagaaaattctttgAAAAG GTCCGGGAAAAGACAGAGAGCAAGGAAATGGATCCCCAGGACGCGATGGACGAGGCACGGGTGGAGCTCATCCTTGATCTAAATGACGGAGATGCCATGAAGTCCGTTTGCTATCTGCTGACAACATGGCCGTACGAAATACAG ATTCCTCGTTTTGTGCGAATTCTACTGCGTAACCACAGGCAGCCCCTCGGCACTCTCCGTGACCAAGAGTCCAACACAGCACTTCACATGGCGGCCTCAAGGAACCTTGTGACCGTCGCTGAGTTTCTATTGGAGGAAAATCCTGAAATGCTAATGACGACTAACTCGGACATGGATCTACCAGTGGAAACCGCGCTTAGGCGTTGTCATGACGACGTGGCTGCTTTCCTTGTTAAACATATGTCAAACCGAAG TGTTCTACAGCTTTTTAGGGCAAATAAGACGGAAAATGCAAGACACAGCTTTGTCTTTTTGGTAAAACAATTCAAAATGAAG AAGACGATCCTTGCAGTTTTAGACGCGATGGTGGTACCACAGTGGCCTTATCCCGTTAGCCTCCACTACCACAACACTCTTAGCAGCGAGTGGCAGACGATGGTCGACCAGCCGACACATCTAGACGTCTGCTTTGATCTGATTGACGCGGACAAGTATGGACGAGCTCCAGACGACCCTTCCTACCAGTTTTGCCCAAAGTCTTCTTTCTATTACATCACCAGGGAATGCCAGAAGCTAAACAAG GCTCTTATTTTCCATCCCGTCGTAAAGCTCATAACGGAAAGAAAATGGACTAAATATGGAGGCTTCTGGTTTAG GTTCCGGTTCTTGAATTACCTCGTGTACCTGGCGATTCTGAGTCTTggcatgatgacgatggtcgCCTACCCGGACATGTCAATCACCCCTCACAGCACCTCCTCCTGGATCAGCGGCACTTGCTTTCTATGGTGCTTTCTCATGGTCTGTTGGTTCCTTCTTGACGAGTTTGCAGAAATGAAACG CGAGCCTAGACAGTATTTTAAGGATTGGACGAACTACTGGGATGTCTCACGGAACGTCTTGATGGGATTTACGATGGTTGTCAGGTTTCAATTCCATGAATGGTTCTGGCTTATCGCCTCTATTGCTACCTTCGTGAATACCATGGGAATTTTCAAGTATTCTTTGGTGTTCAG CTTGACCTCGTCCTATGCACGTGCACTTGGCCGAGTCATCTACAAGGACATCCCTCGCTTCACAGTCGTGTTTTTCATCGTGGTgttctctttctttctctcaATTACGATCGCACTGCGTGGGGTACAGCCGCAAGTTTTCATCAATGATCTCATTATTGGCAG tgGTTTTGGAGCTGAGAATAACGGGTTGAACTGTACCGATACGGGTGCTGTGTGCATCGTGACGTCACTAGTTCGTATATGGTCCCAAGGACGCCCCATCTTAGAAGACAACGTGGGCTTCATTGG ATATTTTCCCACTTTACTGGTCTACATTCTCAGCATGTGTGTGAATGTGGTTCTACTCAACGTCCTGATAGCACAGCTCAGCCATACGTACGAGCTCGTACAAGAGGAGTCCCATCTCTCATCAACTGCCGAACTCATGCATGCTATTACCACGGTAGAGTTCCAAAGCAGATTCAAAGTCTGG AATTTAAGGGTCAAGTACTACACTCCAAAGGAAACAAGAAACATCGATGACATAAAAG ATCACCTAAAGGCATACGCTAACGCACTGTGGGAGGAAGATCTCACAGAGGA